One genomic segment of Colias croceus chromosome 16, ilColCroc2.1 includes these proteins:
- the LOC123698726 gene encoding uncharacterized protein LOC123698726 → MSTESNQKLLRDSYSKRSAIKGQITKFKNYLDRISESTLMDEVLMAEFKLKLSKFEALSTKFDVLQTEIEVLNSENIDSEIDERDDIENDFVQNRLSYVNKYKLCRNCLRQGHPVSDCRMGSCRQCQQKHNTLLHSSNVDVTANLSTDEQVEPNESVAAFSRQMSKHVLLSTALIEVFNPINKQVEKVRALLDCGSQSSFITKSLQRRMSLRTCPLQAINVIGIGNNSSNTVYESCLTQIKSLNSNYSVTLSCLVLNELTSRLPKTPVDIQALKIPNSITLADPEFYKPAPIEVLIGADIFWDILNSEQLSLGPNNHKLQNSKFGWIIAGPINNYFSKETIHCNHARIANPTSDEIHKMLTKFWELEELPQKTIRSQNDIACEKHFLNTTTRLESGRFCVKLPLKDSPDCLGDSYSQAKKRFLNLEKRFRRNKELKSRYVEFIREYADMGHLSESPTPIPNPSYFLCHHAVIKENSESTKLRVVFDGSAPTTSGFSVNDILMVISPKYIVRFKLKVQIKICSSYYGEKMSLSLSKLCD, encoded by the exons atgtctACGGAATCTAATCAAAAGTTATTAAGAGATTCATATTCAAAAAGGTCTGCTATTAAAGgccaaattacaaaatttaaaaattatttggacAGAATTAGCGAGTCCACTTTAATGGATGAAGTATTAATGGctgaatttaaattgaaacttaGCAAATTCGAAGCATTGTCAACAAAGTTTGATGTGTTGCAGACTGAGATTGAGGTTCTTAATTCTGAAAATATAGATTCTGAGATTGATGAAAGAGACGACATTGAGAACGATTTCGTCCAAA ATAGGCTGTcgtatgttaataaatataaattatgtcgAAATTGCCTCAGACAAGGGCATCCTGTCAGTGACTGCCGCATGGGTTCATGTCGACAATGCCAGCAAAAACACAACACTCTCCTCCATAGTTCTAATGTTGACGTCACTGCCAACTTAAGCACAGATGAGCAAGTTGAACCAAACGAATCTGTAGCAGCCTTTTCTAGACAAATGTCCAAGCATGTTCTCCTATCTACAGCATTGATAGAAGTTTTTAATCCTATTAATAAGCAGGTAGAAAAGGTTCGCGCTCTCTTGGATTGTGGCAGTCAGTCTTCATTTATCACTAAATCCCTGCAACGAAGAATGTCACTAAGAACTTGCCCATTGCAGGCAATAAATGTCATTGGGATTGGCAATAATTCTTCTAATACAGTGTACGAAAGCTGTCTCACTCAAATAAAATCTCTAAATAGCAACTACAGCGTTACTCTTTCATGTCTTGTTCTCAACGAATTGACGAGCCGCTTACCTAAGACCCCAGTTGATATTCAAGCTCTCAAAATACCTAATTCTATTACTTTGGCGGACCCTGAGTTCTACAAGCCAGCTCCGATTGAAGTTTTAATTGGAGCAGATATCTTCTGGGACATTCTAAACAGCGAACAGCTTTCTTTAGGTCCTAATAATCATAAATTGCAAAATTCTAAATTCGGCTGGATAATAGCTGGCCCaatcaacaattattttagtaaagaAACTATTCATTGCAATCATGCCAGAATTGCAAACCCCACTTCTGACGAAATTCACAAAATGCTCACAAAATTCTGGGAGCTTGAAGAGCTACCCCAAAAAACTATTCGAAGTCAAAATGACATTGCATGCGAAAAACACTTTCTAAATACCACCACTCGCTTAGAAAGTGGCAGATTCTGTGTGAAGTTACCCCTAAAGGACTCACCTGACTGCCTCGGCGATTCATACTCTCAAGCTAAAAAACGATTCCTAAATCTTGAGAAAAGATTTAGACGAAATAAAGAACTAAAATCGAGATACGTTGAATTCATTCGTGAATACGCTGATATGGGCCATCTATCTGAATCACCTACTCCTATTCCAAATCcatcatattttttgtgtcaCCATGCTGTCATAAAGGAGAATAGTGAATCTACCAAACTCCGAGTAGTGTTCGATGGCTCAGCCCCCACAACCTCTGGCTTCTCTGTCAATGACATCCTCATG GTGATATCGCCAAAATATATCGTCAGATTCAAATTGAAagttcaaatcaaaatttgcAGCTCATATTATGGAGAGAAGATGAGTCTCAGCCTATCAAAACTCTGCGACTGA
- the LOC123698434 gene encoding uncharacterized protein LOC123698434, producing MLSQKQTFTSEFDKLSNSKPLSPKSNILSLSPFFDHQANLIRVGGRLSSSEYKFEKKHPILLNSTHHVTKLLFEREHVRSLHAGPQLLLSIIRESVWPVNGRKLARRVVKNCVTCTRLRGQTYNPKMADLPANRVNVDFPFRSVGVDYAGPFFILNRKGRGARVVKCYLCLFVCLRFKCIHLEVVSDLTKDAYIMTLRRFVARRGKPTEIFSDNGKNFVAAAKELNSILKANQEPLSEFAAQEGIKFSFIPAYAPHFGGIWEAGVKSAKYHIKRVMGNTHLTFEELSTLFAQVEAILNSRPLCPMSSSPNDFLSLSPGHFLIGRPLNALPAPSLDDAKESSLDRYGRLEQIRQHFWKRWQKEYISEMQLRTKWKVDKSKINIGDLVLLQEDNSPPLCWRMGRIVRLFHGTDGVCRVADVETTRGCVRRPLVRLCPLPTSEDLQA from the coding sequence atgcTTTCTCAAAAACAAACTTTTACTTCTGAATTTGATAAGTTGTCAAATAGTAAACCTTTAAGCCCAAagtcaaatattttatcgttaTCTCCATTTTTTGATCATCAGGCGAATCTTATAAGAGTCGGTGGCAGGCTCAGTTCATctgaatataaatttgaaaagaaGCATCCCATTCTTCTAAATTCAACTCATCATGTGACGAAGCTTCTATTTGAACGCGAACACGTTCGATCTCTGCATGCAGGACCGCAACTTCTGTTGTCGATTATCCGCGAGTCTGTTTGGCCTGTCAATGGCAGAAAACTAGCTAGGCGCGTTGTCAAAAACTGCGTTACCTGCACACGTCTTCGTGGTCAGACCTATAATCCAAAAATGGCTGACTTACCTGCAAATCGCGTCAACGTTGACTTTCCCTTTAGGTCTGTTGGAGTGGACTACGCGGGCCCTTTCTTCATTCTAAATCGTAAAGGACGCGGTGCTAGAGTAGTTAAGTGCTACTTATGTCTGTTTGTGTGTCTGCGCTTCAAATGCATTCACTTAGAGGTCGTATCTGATTTGACAAAAGACGCTTATATTATGACACTTCGCAGATTTGTGGCACGCCGTGGAAAGCCAACCGAAATATTTTCCGACAACGGTAAAAATTTTGTTGCTGCCGCGAAAGAATTAAATAGTATTCTAAAGGCTAATCAAGAACCTCTGTCTGAGTTTGCTGCTCAGGAgggaataaaattttcttttatccCCGCTTACGCTCCTCACTTTGGTGGAATATGGGAGGCCGGGGTTAAGTCCgctaaatatcatataaagCGAGTCATGGGCAATACCCATCTTACGTTTGAAGAGCTTTCGACATTGTTTGCTCAAGTTGAGGCTATTCTCAATAGCCGTCCTCTATGTCCCATGTCATCTTCCCCGAATGACTTCCTATCCTTGTCCCCAGGGCACTTTTTAATTGGAAGACCATTGAATGCACTACCGGCTCCTTCATTGGATGACGCTAAAGAGAGCTCCTTGGATAGATATGGCAGACTTGAACAAATCCGCCAACACTTCTGGAAGAGATGGCAGAAAGAGTATATATCAGAAATGCAACTACGAACAAAATGGAAGGTTgacaaatcaaaaataaacattggaGACCTCGTACTGCTTCAAGAGGATAATTCTCCACCACTTTGTTGGCGCATGGGTCGTATTGTACGATTATTCCATGGAACTGACGGCGTTTGTCGAGTTGCGGACGTCGAAACTACAAGAGGCTGCGTTCGAAGACCTTTGGTTCGACTATGTCCTCTGCCCACTTCTGAAGACCTTCAAGCTTGA
- the LOC123698415 gene encoding zinc finger protein 569-like isoform X1, with protein sequence MENVRACVMCLEMDVTLSNLRSNSLERYYRILTGTDPLTSLELPMFACYVCKAMLDKFYSFRQRSLRVQAILQGILQSNGKVLEQDIRRLDKKSYCLNSNLSIQNLVEIKIINEDDEETIKEESEELLDCDFSFPMNADNDWLSDDETLSMHKSEKMKRNLEEIEVNMEEVIKEENIVDEKPPKPLKTRKPRKAPQPKVVSQHKDILKTFTNHTNGFMDNIKLETYVTVVNLTQEEQLEEIQKRRETLNYKNSAFKCELCFKGFIDTQTWQHHMQKHDKTSGSLECNICKIRFKLTSVLNKHLSIHAKRFMCKYCPYVSKHVTQAKQHLCWHQGVMYKCPYCEEMSSKWTSYLSHVRIKHPSDYICGFCGYSFVSQIGLNMHRSMMHKGLKMPASNVDDKEAPFCEACDVKFFSVEAFKRHMVTAKRHTQESENKNGCRHCGESFKTEEEKRAHVRCAHSRKYNNKSDTRTWPINCPHCSEEIANAGAYWGHFRKYHPDKDYPVERNNICDECGKGFRSNAFLVYHKRTHSAVKAFKCSECGKAFHNRANLQTHSRVHSEQRPHVCCACGKAFKCKGALDRHSRSHTGDKPYKCEVCGKAFTQSNSCKMHVRTVHLKQPSPYLSRARRDRRKTTETNIF encoded by the exons ATGGAAAACGTTCGAGCTTGTGTAATGTGCTTAGAAATGGATGTAACCCTTTCTAATTTGCGCTCTAATTCACTGGAACGATATTATAGAATATTGACGGGAACAGAT cCACTAACATCCCTGGAGCTTCCTATGTTCGCTTGCTATGTGTGCAAAGCAATGTTAGACAAGTTCTATTCATTTAGACAGAGGAGCCTGAGGGTTCAGGCTATATTGCAGGGGATCTTACAGAGCAATGGAAAG GTTTTAGAACAAGACATTAGGCGGTTGGACAAAAAATCCTACTGCCTAAATTCGAATTTAAGTATTCAGAATTTAgtggaaattaaaattataaatgaagaTGATGAAGAGACAATCAAGGAGGAGTCAGAAGAATTACTAGATTGTGATTTTTCCTTTCCAATGAACGCTGACAATGATTGGCTGAGTGATGACGAAACATTATCCATGCATAAGAGTGAGAAAATGAAAAGGAATTTGGAGGAAATAGAGGTGAACATGGAGGAAGTAATAAAAGAGGAAAATATTGTGGATGAG AAACCGCCCAAACCCTTGAAAACAAGGAAACCCAGAAAGGCACCGCAACCAAAAGTAGTGTCTCAACACAAAGACATACTAAAAACGTTCACGAATCACACCAACGGGTTCATGGACAACATCAAACTGGAAACATATGTTACGGTGGTCAATTTGacg caAGAGGAACAATTGGAAGAAATCCAAAAACGGCGAGAGACtctcaattataaaaattctgcATTCAAATGTGAGCTCTGTTTTAAAGGCTTTATAGATACACAGACATGGCAACATCATATGCAGAAACATGATAAG ACATCAGGCAGCCTGGAATGTAACATATGCAAGATTCGTTTTAAATTGACAAGTGTTCTCAATAAACATCTTTCCATACATGCGAAGAGGTTTATGTGCAAATACTGCCCATATGTATCTAAACACGT GACTCAAGCCAAGCAACACCTTTGCTGGCACCAAGGCGTTATGTACAAGTGTCCATACTGTGAGGAGATGTCGTC AAAATGGACGTCGTACCTATCGCACGTGCGCATCAAGCACCCGTCGGACTACATTTGCGGCTTCTGCGGCTATTCGTTTGTTTCGCAGATCGGACTCAACATGCACAGGTCCATGATGCACAAAGGTTTGAAG ATGCCGGCCAGTAATGTGGATGACAAAGAAGCGCCATTTTGTGAGGCGTGTGACGTCAAATTCTTTTCCGTGGAAGCGTTCAAGCGACACATGGTCACAGCGAAACGGCACACCCAGGAATCTGAGAATAA GAACGGCTGTCGCCATTGCGGTGAGTCGTTCAAAACGGAGGAAGAGAAGCGTGCACACGTGCGCTGCGCTCACTCGCGCAAGTACAACAACAAGAGCGacactcgcacttggccgatTAATTGTCCGCAT TGCTCAGAAGAGATAGCTAACGCGGGTGCGTACTGGGGCCACTTCAGGAAATACCATCCAGATAAAGATTATCCCGTAGAGAGGAATAATATTTGTGACGAGTGTGGAAAGGGCTTTAGG AGCAACGCGTTCCTCGTGTACCACAAGCGCACACACTCCGCGGTGAAGGCGTTCAAGTGCAGTGAGTGCGGCAAGGCGTTCCACAACCGCGCCAACCTGCAGACGCACAGCCGCGTGCACTCGGAACAGCGCCCGCACGTGTGCTGCGCGTGCGGCAAGGCGTTCAAGTGCAAGGGGGCGCTCGACCGGCACTCGCGA AGCCACACGGGCGACAAGCCCTACAAGTGCGAGGTGTGCGGCAAGGCGTTCACGCAGTCGAACAGCTGCAAGATGCACGTGCGCACGGTGCACCTCAAGCAGCCCTCGCCCTACCTCAGCAGGGCGCGACGCGACCGCAGGAAGACCACCGAAACTAATATATTCTGA
- the LOC123698415 gene encoding zinc finger protein 382-like isoform X2 has translation MENVRACVMCLEMDVTLSNLRSNSLERYYRILTGTDPLTSLELPMFACYVCKAMLDKFYSFRQRSLRVQAILQGILQSNGKVLEQDIRRLDKKSYCLNSNLSIQNLVEIKIINEDDEETIKEESEELLDCDFSFPMNADNDWLSDDETLSMHKSEKMKRNLEEIEVNMEEVIKEENIVDEKPPKPLKTRKPRKAPQPKVVSQHKDILKTFTNHTNGFMDNIKLETYVTVVNLTQEEQLEEIQKRRETLNYKNSAFKCELCFKGFIDTQTWQHHMQKHDKTSGSLECNICKIRFKLTSVLNKHLSIHAKRFMCKYCPYVSKHVTQAKQHLCWHQGVMYKCPYCEEMSSKWTSYLSHVRIKHPSDYICGFCGYSFVSQIGLNMHRSMMHKGLKCSEEIANAGAYWGHFRKYHPDKDYPVERNNICDECGKGFRSNAFLVYHKRTHSAVKAFKCSECGKAFHNRANLQTHSRVHSEQRPHVCCACGKAFKCKGALDRHSRSHTGDKPYKCEVCGKAFTQSNSCKMHVRTVHLKQPSPYLSRARRDRRKTTETNIF, from the exons ATGGAAAACGTTCGAGCTTGTGTAATGTGCTTAGAAATGGATGTAACCCTTTCTAATTTGCGCTCTAATTCACTGGAACGATATTATAGAATATTGACGGGAACAGAT cCACTAACATCCCTGGAGCTTCCTATGTTCGCTTGCTATGTGTGCAAAGCAATGTTAGACAAGTTCTATTCATTTAGACAGAGGAGCCTGAGGGTTCAGGCTATATTGCAGGGGATCTTACAGAGCAATGGAAAG GTTTTAGAACAAGACATTAGGCGGTTGGACAAAAAATCCTACTGCCTAAATTCGAATTTAAGTATTCAGAATTTAgtggaaattaaaattataaatgaagaTGATGAAGAGACAATCAAGGAGGAGTCAGAAGAATTACTAGATTGTGATTTTTCCTTTCCAATGAACGCTGACAATGATTGGCTGAGTGATGACGAAACATTATCCATGCATAAGAGTGAGAAAATGAAAAGGAATTTGGAGGAAATAGAGGTGAACATGGAGGAAGTAATAAAAGAGGAAAATATTGTGGATGAG AAACCGCCCAAACCCTTGAAAACAAGGAAACCCAGAAAGGCACCGCAACCAAAAGTAGTGTCTCAACACAAAGACATACTAAAAACGTTCACGAATCACACCAACGGGTTCATGGACAACATCAAACTGGAAACATATGTTACGGTGGTCAATTTGacg caAGAGGAACAATTGGAAGAAATCCAAAAACGGCGAGAGACtctcaattataaaaattctgcATTCAAATGTGAGCTCTGTTTTAAAGGCTTTATAGATACACAGACATGGCAACATCATATGCAGAAACATGATAAG ACATCAGGCAGCCTGGAATGTAACATATGCAAGATTCGTTTTAAATTGACAAGTGTTCTCAATAAACATCTTTCCATACATGCGAAGAGGTTTATGTGCAAATACTGCCCATATGTATCTAAACACGT GACTCAAGCCAAGCAACACCTTTGCTGGCACCAAGGCGTTATGTACAAGTGTCCATACTGTGAGGAGATGTCGTC AAAATGGACGTCGTACCTATCGCACGTGCGCATCAAGCACCCGTCGGACTACATTTGCGGCTTCTGCGGCTATTCGTTTGTTTCGCAGATCGGACTCAACATGCACAGGTCCATGATGCACAAAGGTTTGAAG TGCTCAGAAGAGATAGCTAACGCGGGTGCGTACTGGGGCCACTTCAGGAAATACCATCCAGATAAAGATTATCCCGTAGAGAGGAATAATATTTGTGACGAGTGTGGAAAGGGCTTTAGG AGCAACGCGTTCCTCGTGTACCACAAGCGCACACACTCCGCGGTGAAGGCGTTCAAGTGCAGTGAGTGCGGCAAGGCGTTCCACAACCGCGCCAACCTGCAGACGCACAGCCGCGTGCACTCGGAACAGCGCCCGCACGTGTGCTGCGCGTGCGGCAAGGCGTTCAAGTGCAAGGGGGCGCTCGACCGGCACTCGCGA AGCCACACGGGCGACAAGCCCTACAAGTGCGAGGTGTGCGGCAAGGCGTTCACGCAGTCGAACAGCTGCAAGATGCACGTGCGCACGGTGCACCTCAAGCAGCCCTCGCCCTACCTCAGCAGGGCGCGACGCGACCGCAGGAAGACCACCGAAACTAATATATTCTGA